In the genome of Candidatus Nitrospira nitrosa, one region contains:
- a CDS encoding helix-turn-helix domain-containing protein, which yields MLRKEDFMMIQALAQRGLYLCDIATQVGVHPRTVRRALARGGAPAPRSSRH from the coding sequence ATGCTGCGAAAGGAGGACTTCATGATGATTCAGGCATTGGCGCAACGTGGGCTCTATCTCTGTGACATTGCGACACAGGTGGGCGTGCATCCTCGAACCGTGCGGCGCGCACTGGCCCGCGGCGGGGCGCCAGCCCCGCGATCGAGCCGACATTGA